A single region of the Triticum dicoccoides isolate Atlit2015 ecotype Zavitan chromosome 2B, WEW_v2.0, whole genome shotgun sequence genome encodes:
- the LOC119364435 gene encoding uncharacterized membrane protein At3g27390-like: MGTVKAWVAGKYAEPMGPMHDSLRVAYVVFSFCAAFLLGGVKAVVVGPVAAALMILGNVGVILVLFPAHVWWTIYSLIKTDRINAGLKLAVAIALPVLFGLWLGLGIFGSALVALGYGFFTPWISTFEAFRQESEAKKFVHGIVDGTWGTIKGSCTVVRDFADMCFHSYPVYLKEFRECSQDREPLSIRLLDVPSCILVGLLGLIVDIPLYTVIALIKSPYMLFKGWQRLLHDLISREGPFLEPVCVPIAGLTILFWPLVVVGSVLLAVVSSIFVGLYGAVIVYQEKSFRRGASYVVTMVAEFDEYTNDWLYLREGTVLPKPSYRKRKSSDSAEFSVRPNVSVRGGEHPSSSSEAPAMLVPTLVPARSVREAIQGVKMVQIWENVMKSCEQRGRDLLNLNVITSVDLTEWLRTKDSGNETINLGLPSYDMLCTVLQSIKAGSAGLLLGNGVEVDQQNRPQDLLLDWFFHPVLVLKDQIQVLKMTEQEVKFLEKSTLFVGSSSATASADVWDNGAETPRDPVRTAQIQAISRRMVGIVRSMSKFPTYRRRYRHVVKLLLAYAVEREGSFGSSASGPSVSFEITRLEV; this comes from the exons ATGGGCACGGTGAAGGCGTGGGTGGCGGGCAAGTACGCGGAGCCCATGGGGCCGATGCACGACTCGCTGCGCGTCGCCtacgtggtcttctccttctgcgcCGCCTTCTTGCTCGGCGGCGTCAAAG CGGTGGTGGTCGGCCCGGTGGCGGCGGCGCTGATGATACTGGGGAACGTGGGCGTCATACTCGTGCTCTTCCCGGCGCACGTCTGGTGGACCATCTACTCGCTCATCAA GACGGACCGCATCAACGCGGGCCTGAAGCTGGCGGTGGCCATCGCGCTGCCGGTGCTGTTCGGGCTGTGGCTGGGCCTGGGCATCTTCGGGAGCGCCCTGGTGGCGCTGGGCTACGGCTTCTTCACGCCGTGGATCTCTACCTTCGAGGCGTTCCGGCAGGAGAGCGAGGCCAAGAAGTTCGTGCATGGCATTGTG GACGGGACGTGGGGGACGATCAAGGGCAGCTGCACGGTGGTGAGGGACTTCGCGGACATGTGCTTCCACTCCTACCCCGTTTACCTCAAGGAGTTCCGCGAGTGCTCCCAGGACCGCGAACCCCTCTCCATAAG gctgctggacGTGCCGTCGTGCATACTCGTGGGCCTCCTGGGGTTGATCGTGGACATACCGCTCTACACGGTGATCGCGCTGATCAAGAGCCCCTACATGCTCTTCAAGGGCTGGCAGAGGCTGCTGCACGACCTTATCAGCCGCGAAGGCCCCTTCCTGGAGCCGGTCTGCGTGCCCATCGCCGGCCTCACCATCCTTTTCTGGCCCCTGGTGGTGGTTGGGAGCGTCCTGCTGGCCGTCGTCTCCAGCATTTTCGTGGGTCTGTACGGGGCGGTCATCGTCTACCAG GAGAAGTCGTTCCGGCGGGGGGCTTCGTACGTGGTGACCATGGTCGCCGAGTTTGACGAGTACACCAACGACTGGCTTTACCTTCGCGAAGGCACTGTTCTTCCAAA GCCTTCCTATAGGAAGAGGAAATCGTCCGACTCCGCGGAGTTCTCGGTCCGGCCAAATGTTTCTGTTAGGGGAGGTGAGCACCCTAGTTCATCCAGTGAAGCACCAGCAATGCTGGTTCCGACTTTGGTTCCGGCGAGGTCCGTCAGAGAGGCGATACAAGGGGTCAAAATGGTCCAG ATATGGGAAAACGTTATGAAGTCATGCGAGCAGAGGGGCAGGGATCTACTGAACCTGAATGTCATAACCAGCGTGGACCTGACCGAGTGGCTAAGAACAAAAGACAGTGGCAATGAGACGATAAACCTGGGACTGCCTTCGTATGACATGCTGTGCACCGTCCTGCAGTCGATCAAGGCCGGCTCCGCGGGGCTGCTGCTCGGCAACGGCGTCGAGGTCGATCAGCAGAACCGGCCGCAGGACCTGCTGCTGGACTGGTTCTTCCACCCCGTGCTGGTGCTCAAGGACCAGATACAGGTGCTGAAGATGACCGAGCAGGAAGTGAAGTTCCTGGAGAAGTCGACTCTTTTCGTCGGTAGTAGTTCTGCTACTGCCAGTGCGGATGTGTGGGATAATGGCGCCGAGACCCCCCGAGATCCTGTGCGGACCGCGCAGATCCAGGCGATCAGCAGAAG GATGGTGGGGATAGTGAGGAGCATGTCCAAGTTCCCGACGTACCGCAGGCGATACAGGCATGTGGTGAAGCTACTGCTGGCGTACGCGGTGGAGCGGGAAGGCTCGTTCGGGTCGTCGGCGTCGGGTCCGTCGGTCTCCTTCGAAATCACACGCCTCGAAGTGTAG